A single window of Rhizobium sp. SL42 DNA harbors:
- a CDS encoding ABC transporter substrate-binding protein: MASSAVAYAEPSAELIEAAKKEGMLTTIALPHDWCGYGAVIDGFKKKYPEITVNELNPDAGSADEVEAIKANKDNKGPQAPDVVDVGLAFGPQMKAEGLLQPYKVSTWDEIPENVKDAEGYWYGDYYGVMSLLVNKDLVANTPKDWSDLLKPEYAGQVALAGDPRASNQAILGVLAAGLASGAKAGKDAGEAGLKYFGELNKAGNFVPVIGKSGTLAQGATPIVVMWDYNALAAKDTLAGNPPVEVVVPASGVLAGVYVQGISAFAPHPNAAKLWMEYLYSDEGQTAWLAGYCHPARFNAMSAAGKIPADLLAKLPPAESYAKAYFPTLEEVDANKAAVTGAWDSVVGANVQ; the protein is encoded by the coding sequence ATGGCCAGCTCGGCCGTTGCCTACGCCGAACCGAGCGCAGAACTGATCGAAGCGGCCAAGAAGGAAGGCATGCTGACCACCATCGCACTGCCGCACGACTGGTGCGGTTACGGCGCCGTCATCGATGGCTTCAAGAAGAAGTATCCGGAGATCACCGTCAACGAGCTGAACCCGGATGCCGGTTCGGCCGACGAAGTCGAAGCCATCAAGGCCAACAAGGACAACAAGGGCCCGCAGGCGCCGGACGTTGTTGACGTCGGCCTCGCTTTCGGCCCGCAGATGAAGGCCGAAGGCCTGCTGCAGCCTTACAAGGTCTCCACCTGGGACGAAATCCCGGAAAACGTCAAGGATGCCGAAGGCTACTGGTACGGCGACTATTACGGCGTCATGTCGCTGCTGGTGAACAAGGACCTCGTTGCCAACACGCCGAAGGACTGGTCGGACCTCCTGAAGCCGGAATATGCCGGTCAGGTCGCCCTCGCCGGTGATCCGCGCGCTTCCAACCAAGCTATCCTCGGCGTTCTTGCAGCCGGCCTCGCATCGGGCGCCAAGGCTGGCAAGGACGCTGGCGAAGCTGGCCTGAAGTATTTCGGCGAGCTGAACAAGGCCGGCAACTTCGTTCCGGTCATCGGCAAGTCCGGTACGCTCGCTCAGGGTGCAACCCCGATCGTCGTCATGTGGGACTACAACGCGCTCGCCGCCAAGGACACGCTGGCCGGCAACCCACCGGTTGAAGTCGTTGTTCCGGCATCGGGCGTTCTCGCAGGCGTCTACGTTCAGGGCATCTCGGCCTTCGCCCCGCATCCGAACGCCGCCAAGCTCTGGATGGAATACCTCTATTCCGACGAAGGCCAGACTGCATGGCTCGCAGGCTATTGCCACCCGGCACGCTTCAACGCGATGTCGGCCGCCGGCAAGATCCCTGCCGACCTGCTGGCAAAGCTGCCGCCGGCTGAATCCTATGCCAAGGCCTACTTCCCGACACTCGAGGAAGTCGATGCCAACAAGGCTGCCGTGACCGGCGCCTGGGACAGCGTCGTTGGCGCCAACGTCCAGTAA
- a CDS encoding MurR/RpiR family transcriptional regulator, with the protein MLSASKTVSDVIHAHFDGLTRAERQLAESLLENYPVSGLGSITTVAENAGVSTPTVARMVQKLGYKGYPEFQAHLHQELEATISNPISKHDRWAANAPNRHILNRFAEAVINNLRASLGELRTSTFDEAARLLGDRNRSLYFVGGRITGALAEYFFTHMQVIRPKTTLMSSNASSWPQHVLNMQAGDVLIVFDIRRYEADMTTLAEVARANGVEIILFTDQWMSPVAQHARNCFKLHIEAPSAWDSSVVTLFVVEALIEAVQSSSWDETRERMNTLEGLFEQARLFRKPRERG; encoded by the coding sequence ATTTCGATGGGCTGACACGCGCCGAACGACAGCTGGCCGAGAGCCTGCTGGAAAATTACCCCGTCTCCGGCCTCGGCAGCATCACGACTGTCGCCGAGAACGCGGGCGTATCGACACCCACTGTCGCCCGCATGGTCCAGAAGCTCGGCTACAAGGGTTATCCGGAATTCCAGGCGCATCTGCATCAGGAACTTGAGGCGACAATCTCCAATCCGATCAGCAAGCACGACCGCTGGGCGGCCAACGCGCCGAACCGCCACATCCTCAATCGTTTTGCCGAAGCCGTGATCAACAATCTACGTGCATCGCTGGGCGAACTGAGAACATCGACCTTCGACGAGGCAGCGCGCCTGCTGGGCGACCGCAATCGCAGCCTGTATTTTGTCGGCGGCCGTATCACCGGCGCGCTGGCCGAATATTTTTTCACCCATATGCAGGTCATCAGGCCGAAGACGACGCTGATGTCGTCGAATGCCAGCTCCTGGCCGCAGCATGTCCTCAACATGCAGGCCGGCGACGTGTTGATCGTCTTCGACATTCGTCGCTACGAAGCCGACATGACCACTCTTGCCGAGGTTGCCAGGGCCAACGGTGTCGAGATCATCCTCTTTACCGACCAGTGGATGTCGCCCGTCGCCCAGCATGCCCGCAACTGTTTCAAGCTCCACATCGAAGCGCCATCCGCCTGGGATTCGTCCGTGGTGACGCTGTTTGTCGTGGAGGCCCTGATAGAAGCCGTGCAGAGCTCGTCCTGGGATGAGACGCGCGAACGTATGAATACCCTGGAAGGCTTGTTCGAGCAGGCACGCCTGTTTCGAAAGCCCCGAGAAAGAGGGTAA
- a CDS encoding ABC transporter substrate-binding protein: MPRQGAPIYPAGFIDQLMRLKRGSVSRRHFLQVTGLGLAGLMFGGTGNGWAPAHAGSLGRSVSIATWPNYHDPATFEQFSQQHGVAVNVEIIGSNEMMIQRMQTQTAAWDLIVPTQYALTPYAGLSLIEPLDLAALPNFDPAANPERYLAPAMFGGRLHALPKNTGTTGIAYNRRKLDPVTSWRSFFDTAMGDASGRTIVQDYQLTTIGGALVALGYPFNSIDPNALSKAEDLLMQVKPHLLAIDSDYQPAMRAGDAWLSMCWSNDAAQLVRDMDEIQYSLGSDGGEIWTDYYAIPTGAQNRPAAYALLNHLMDPKVAAADLLINGGATTDSRVFPLLPEEIISDKVIYPDEASLSALEYAIAVVLTDPNRAAIMTRFKAAL, translated from the coding sequence ATGCCGAGACAGGGCGCGCCGATCTATCCGGCCGGGTTCATCGATCAATTGATGCGATTGAAGCGCGGATCCGTTTCAAGGCGGCATTTCCTGCAGGTAACGGGTCTCGGCCTTGCAGGTCTCATGTTCGGCGGCACAGGGAACGGTTGGGCTCCGGCCCATGCGGGCTCGCTCGGCAGGAGCGTCAGCATTGCAACCTGGCCGAACTACCACGACCCGGCGACATTCGAGCAATTCTCGCAACAGCATGGCGTCGCGGTAAATGTCGAGATCATCGGCTCCAACGAGATGATGATCCAGCGCATGCAGACGCAGACGGCGGCCTGGGATCTCATTGTACCGACACAATATGCCCTCACCCCCTATGCAGGCCTGAGTTTGATCGAACCGCTTGATCTGGCCGCACTGCCGAATTTTGATCCGGCTGCCAATCCAGAACGCTATCTCGCGCCGGCCATGTTCGGCGGCAGGCTTCATGCTCTGCCGAAGAATACCGGCACTACCGGCATCGCCTACAACCGACGCAAACTTGATCCGGTGACGAGTTGGCGCAGCTTCTTCGACACAGCCATGGGCGATGCTTCGGGCCGGACAATTGTTCAGGACTACCAGTTGACCACGATCGGCGGTGCGCTTGTTGCCCTCGGCTATCCCTTCAACTCGATAGACCCGAACGCCCTTTCCAAGGCGGAGGACTTGTTGATGCAGGTAAAGCCGCATCTGCTGGCGATCGACAGCGACTACCAGCCGGCCATGCGCGCTGGTGACGCCTGGCTCAGCATGTGCTGGAGCAACGACGCCGCGCAACTGGTCCGCGACATGGATGAGATCCAATATAGCCTTGGATCGGACGGTGGCGAGATCTGGACCGACTACTACGCGATTCCGACGGGGGCACAGAACAGACCGGCTGCCTATGCTTTGCTGAACCACCTGATGGATCCGAAAGTTGCAGCCGCCGATCTTCTGATCAATGGCGGCGCGACCACAGACAGCCGGGTTTTTCCACTCCTGCCGGAGGAAATCATCTCCGACAAGGTCATCTATCCGGACGAAGCCAGCTTGAGCGCGCTGGAATATGCAATTGCGGTTGTGCTTACAGACCCGAACCGGGCCGCCATCATGACCCGCTTCAAGGCCGCATTATAA
- a CDS encoding ABC transporter ATP-binding protein, translated as MSFLTLTNLQKSFGPTKVVHDFNMAIDKGEFISFLGPSGCGKTTILRMIAGFESPSGGTIEIAGKDQTNLKPNQRNIGMVFQAYALFPNMNVFDNVAFGLKIAGMPKAAIEARVKEMLALIHLEHLAERYPYQLSGGQQQRVALARALAPKPQVLLLDEPLSALDAKIRVSLREEIRHIQQKLGITTVFVTHDQEEALSISDRIVVMNAGKADQIGTPFEIYNRPTTRFVASFVGTLNVLEATVTDQAAGLVRIGDATLAINDTIPAANGSTVQLAMRPEAGALAGNGQATVSGKVTSSQFLGSVIRTRVEVAGKSISFDTFNDPGTKPPVIGDLVGVKIDPSGLIVLAD; from the coding sequence ATGAGCTTTCTCACACTCACCAATCTGCAGAAATCCTTTGGGCCGACCAAGGTCGTTCACGACTTCAACATGGCGATCGACAAGGGCGAGTTCATCTCCTTCCTTGGGCCGTCGGGCTGCGGCAAGACGACGATCCTGCGCATGATCGCCGGCTTCGAGAGCCCGAGCGGCGGCACGATCGAAATCGCCGGCAAGGATCAGACAAACCTGAAGCCGAACCAGCGCAATATCGGCATGGTCTTCCAGGCCTATGCGCTGTTTCCCAACATGAATGTCTTCGACAATGTCGCCTTCGGCCTGAAGATCGCCGGCATGCCAAAGGCTGCCATCGAGGCGCGCGTTAAGGAAATGCTCGCCCTGATCCATCTCGAACACCTGGCCGAGCGTTATCCTTACCAGCTGTCCGGCGGCCAGCAGCAGCGCGTGGCGCTCGCCCGCGCGCTTGCGCCCAAGCCGCAGGTGCTTCTGCTCGACGAACCGCTTTCGGCACTGGACGCCAAGATCCGCGTCTCGCTGCGCGAGGAAATCCGCCATATCCAGCAGAAGCTCGGCATCACCACCGTCTTCGTCACCCATGACCAGGAAGAGGCCCTGTCGATCTCCGACCGCATCGTCGTCATGAATGCCGGCAAGGCCGACCAGATCGGTACCCCGTTCGAGATCTACAACCGCCCGACCACACGTTTCGTCGCCTCCTTCGTCGGCACGCTGAACGTTCTGGAGGCGACCGTGACCGACCAGGCGGCCGGCCTCGTCAGGATCGGCGATGCAACCCTTGCGATCAATGACACCATCCCGGCCGCCAACGGATCGACCGTGCAACTCGCCATGCGCCCGGAAGCGGGTGCTCTGGCCGGCAATGGTCAAGCAACCGTCAGCGGCAAAGTCACATCCAGCCAGTTCCTCGGCTCAGTGATCCGCACCCGTGTCGAGGTTGCGGGAAAGTCGATTTCCTTCGACACGTTCAACGATCCCGGCACCAAGCCGCCGGTGATCGGCGATCTGGTCGGCGTCAAGATCGACCCGTCCGGCCTGATCGTACTCGCGGACTAG
- a CDS encoding ABC transporter permease, translating to MSSQQVSSAAPPGPRFRLPLHWLGVLPFAAFTILFLIMPTMKIVIGAFQTPDGTFTLDNIRGLFTPSIMSAYLISIRISLASAILGCAIGFAVAAAVVLGGLPQWIRGPLLTFSGVASNFAGVPLAFAFLATLGPVGLVTVFLKTQLGVDLRMLGFNLLSFWGLTLTYLFFQIPLMILIITPALDGLKREWREAASILGATNAQYWRLVAFPILLPSFLGTIALLFANAFGAVATAIALTGSSLNIVPILLFAQIRGDVLGDPHLGYALAFGMIVVTGVANAVYIWLRARSERWLK from the coding sequence ATGTCATCTCAACAGGTCAGTTCAGCTGCGCCCCCCGGGCCACGCTTCCGCCTCCCCCTCCACTGGCTGGGCGTTCTGCCCTTTGCAGCCTTCACCATACTTTTCCTGATCATGCCGACGATGAAAATCGTCATTGGCGCCTTCCAGACCCCGGACGGGACGTTCACGCTGGACAATATCCGCGGCCTGTTCACTCCATCGATCATGTCGGCCTATCTGATCTCCATCCGGATCAGCCTTGCCTCCGCCATCCTCGGCTGCGCCATCGGCTTTGCCGTCGCGGCCGCCGTCGTGCTGGGCGGATTGCCGCAATGGATCCGCGGCCCGCTGCTGACCTTTTCAGGCGTTGCCTCCAATTTCGCCGGCGTACCGCTCGCCTTCGCCTTTCTCGCAACCCTTGGCCCAGTCGGCCTTGTCACGGTCTTCCTCAAGACCCAGCTTGGGGTTGACCTGCGCATGCTCGGTTTCAACCTCCTGTCCTTCTGGGGCCTGACGCTGACCTATCTCTTTTTCCAGATCCCGCTGATGATCCTGATCATCACGCCTGCGCTGGACGGCCTGAAAAGGGAATGGCGCGAGGCAGCCTCGATCCTCGGCGCCACCAATGCACAATACTGGCGCCTGGTCGCCTTCCCTATCCTGCTTCCCTCCTTCCTGGGCACGATAGCACTTCTGTTCGCAAATGCCTTCGGCGCTGTCGCAACTGCGATCGCGCTGACCGGCTCGTCACTGAATATCGTGCCGATCCTGCTCTTTGCGCAGATCCGCGGCGACGTCCTCGGCGATCCTCATCTCGGCTATGCACTGGCCTTCGGCATGATCGTGGTCACCGGCGTGGCCAATGCAGTCTATATCTGGCTCCGCGCCCGCAGTGAAAGGTGGCTGAAATGA
- a CDS encoding zinc-dependent alcohol dehydrogenase family protein, with protein MRALFYERFGETPTVSTLPDPTPSPSGVVVAVKATGLCRSDWHGWMGHDPDIRLPHVPGHELAGTIAAIGRDVRRFRIGDRVTVPFVSGCGHCHECRSGNQQVCEEQFQPGFTHWGSFAEYVAIDYADQNLVHLPDSMSYETAASLGCRFATSFRAVVDQGRLKGGEWLAVHGCGGVGLSAIMIGHALGANVVAIDIADDKLALARQLGATVAINSREVPDLVEAVREATGGGAHVSVDALGHPQTCFHSISNLRRRGRHVQVGLMLGEHATPAIPMARVIGHELEIYGSHGMQAWRYDAMLEMILSGKLAPEKLIGRHISLDEAALALTEMDSFKDSGISIIDGFV; from the coding sequence ATGCGCGCTCTTTTTTACGAACGTTTCGGCGAAACACCGACGGTCAGCACATTGCCCGACCCGACACCCTCTCCTTCCGGCGTCGTCGTCGCCGTCAAGGCAACCGGCCTCTGCCGCAGCGACTGGCACGGCTGGATGGGCCACGACCCGGATATCCGCCTGCCGCATGTGCCCGGCCATGAACTGGCGGGCACTATTGCCGCGATCGGCCGCGATGTCCGTCGATTCAGGATCGGCGACCGGGTCACCGTGCCTTTCGTTTCGGGCTGCGGCCACTGCCATGAATGCCGTTCCGGCAACCAGCAGGTCTGCGAAGAGCAGTTCCAGCCCGGCTTCACCCATTGGGGTTCCTTCGCCGAATATGTCGCAATCGATTACGCCGACCAGAACCTCGTCCACCTGCCCGACAGCATGAGTTATGAGACCGCGGCCAGTCTCGGCTGTCGCTTCGCCACGTCGTTTCGTGCCGTCGTCGATCAGGGGCGTCTGAAGGGCGGCGAATGGCTGGCCGTGCATGGCTGCGGCGGCGTCGGCCTGTCGGCGATCATGATCGGCCACGCACTCGGTGCCAATGTCGTGGCCATAGACATTGCCGACGACAAGCTGGCACTGGCCCGCCAGCTCGGCGCGACGGTTGCGATCAACAGCCGCGAGGTGCCTGATCTGGTAGAGGCGGTGCGCGAGGCAACCGGAGGCGGCGCCCATGTCTCGGTGGATGCGCTTGGCCACCCGCAAACCTGCTTCCATTCGATCAGCAACCTGAGACGACGCGGACGCCACGTCCAGGTCGGATTGATGCTCGGCGAGCACGCTACGCCCGCGATTCCGATGGCGCGCGTCATCGGCCATGAACTCGAGATCTACGGCAGCCACGGCATGCAGGCCTGGCGTTACGACGCCATGCTGGAAATGATCTTGTCCGGCAAACTCGCACCGGAAAAGCTGATCGGCCGGCACATCAGCCTCGATGAGGCGGCTCTGGCGCTGACGGAAATGGATAGCTTCAAGGACAGCGGTATCAGCATCATCGACGGTTTCGTCTGA
- a CDS encoding protein phosphatase 2C domain-containing protein yields the protein MSPKPTISIIDVISDPGKEGRPNEDRLGYNQHAAFVFDGATGLGDRQFMQGYGSDAAWIAEFGAMQLEQRLDATADPKSILRAISENARQAFEAVAGDQPRYAWPLCSLTALRATPTGFQYFGLGDSALYILHDDGRSDFVIPLPGAYEWEQHRAAEHITRLGGIGASGSANTDPTTLENLRKGRALQNTPNGATWTFGVVPEAADHLFICDVPVHGGGATAILCSDGLADLVALYKAYDPASLIRRAATTGLRSLVAELRHYERELDPDGLQYPRFKQSDDTTAILLRLEA from the coding sequence ATGAGCCCCAAGCCCACCATTTCCATCATCGATGTCATTTCCGATCCGGGCAAGGAAGGACGACCCAACGAAGACCGGCTCGGATACAATCAACATGCCGCCTTCGTTTTCGACGGCGCAACGGGTCTGGGCGATCGCCAATTCATGCAGGGTTACGGCTCCGATGCCGCCTGGATCGCCGAATTCGGCGCCATGCAGTTGGAGCAACGGCTGGATGCGACAGCCGATCCGAAATCCATCCTGCGCGCCATCTCCGAAAATGCGCGGCAGGCTTTCGAAGCCGTTGCCGGCGATCAACCTCGCTATGCCTGGCCACTCTGCAGCCTGACCGCTCTACGCGCCACACCGACAGGCTTTCAGTATTTCGGCCTGGGCGACAGCGCCCTCTACATCCTGCATGACGACGGACGGAGCGATTTTGTCATCCCGCTCCCCGGCGCCTATGAATGGGAACAGCACCGCGCCGCGGAACACATAACCCGCCTTGGCGGCATCGGCGCATCCGGCAGCGCCAATACCGACCCGACGACGCTCGAAAACCTGCGCAAGGGCCGCGCGCTGCAGAATACCCCGAATGGCGCGACCTGGACCTTCGGCGTGGTACCTGAGGCTGCCGACCATCTGTTCATCTGCGACGTGCCCGTTCACGGCGGCGGTGCGACGGCTATCTTGTGCTCCGATGGATTGGCCGACCTCGTCGCCCTCTACAAGGCCTATGATCCCGCCTCGCTGATCCGGCGCGCGGCAACAACGGGCCTGCGCTCACTGGTCGCCGAATTGCGCCACTACGAGCGAGAACTGGATCCGGACGGGCTGCAATATCCCCGCTTCAAGCAGTCGGATGATACGACGGCGATCCTGTTGCGACTTGAGGCGTGA
- a CDS encoding ABC transporter permease, which yields MKRLWAWGALTFGLLYFFLPLIGMTNFSLKMRRGAYSFDAYVKVLNDPRFQETFTYSVTMALVTILFGIFLIVPTAYWVRLKLPGLRPYIEFVTLLPLVIPAIVIVFGYIRLYNTSSWLPLTGSSLGTDVLLMFGYATLALPYMYRAVDTGLRTIDVGTLTEAAQSLGAGWFTIISRIILPNVLVAVLSGAFLTFAIVIGEFTMAALLNKPAFGPYMQLLGANRAYEPAALAVIAFGITWGCLGLIQLVSRFQKTAPRQA from the coding sequence ATGAAGCGTCTATGGGCTTGGGGAGCCCTTACTTTCGGCCTCCTCTATTTCTTCCTGCCGCTGATCGGCATGACCAATTTCTCGCTGAAGATGCGGCGCGGCGCTTATTCTTTCGATGCCTATGTCAAGGTGTTGAATGATCCGCGCTTCCAGGAGACATTCACCTATTCCGTCACCATGGCGCTGGTGACCATCCTGTTCGGCATCTTCCTGATCGTGCCCACCGCCTATTGGGTTCGTCTGAAATTGCCGGGTCTGCGTCCCTACATCGAATTCGTCACGCTTCTGCCGCTGGTCATTCCCGCCATCGTCATCGTCTTTGGCTATATCCGCCTCTACAACACATCGAGCTGGCTGCCGCTCACCGGCTCCTCCCTTGGCACAGATGTCCTGCTGATGTTCGGTTATGCGACCTTGGCATTGCCCTATATGTACCGTGCCGTCGACACGGGTTTGCGCACCATCGATGTCGGAACCCTGACAGAGGCAGCCCAAAGCCTCGGTGCCGGCTGGTTCACGATCATTTCGCGCATCATCCTGCCCAATGTGCTGGTCGCCGTCCTTTCAGGCGCCTTCCTGACCTTCGCCATCGTCATCGGCGAGTTCACCATGGCAGCCCTTCTCAACAAGCCGGCCTTTGGCCCCTACATGCAGTTGCTCGGCGCCAACCGCGCCTATGAACCTGCTGCCCTGGCGGTCATCGCCTTCGGCATCACCTGGGGTTGCCTTGGACTGATCCAGCTTGTTTCCCGTTTCCAGAAAACCGCGCCTCGCCAGGCCTGA